A portion of the Adhaeribacter radiodurans genome contains these proteins:
- a CDS encoding DUF6929 family protein, with amino-acid sequence MLLASACQPKTKSPAVEKTNPHHHLSAMQSTLIRQQLLLNLPSASGLEVIGDKLFIIGDDSPLLYQLQVNTWDLTTTYSLLKTEDFITGRIPKSLKPDLECLTSFTFNNTTYLLAFGSGSTSKRDMAYLVPLADASETPPVVQEISLRNLYQVLQADTTITTGGSLNLEAAATSSEHLYLLQRSINNGPDVLLTFSLPAFITYLLQPTGNLPNYTVVPLQLPQINGYKAGFSGASFFDDKLFITASVENTNDAYLDGEVLGSFAGYIPMNQASDPTLYTARLTDTTGQFYLGKVESVRILQKIENNQYRALAVTDNDDGQSELLELVLTLP; translated from the coding sequence ATGCTGCTTGCTTCTGCTTGCCAACCCAAAACGAAATCTCCTGCAGTAGAAAAAACTAATCCGCATCACCATCTGTCTGCTATGCAAAGCACCCTTATCCGCCAGCAATTATTACTTAATTTACCTTCAGCATCGGGCTTAGAAGTAATTGGGGATAAATTATTTATAATTGGCGATGATAGTCCGCTGCTCTACCAATTACAAGTTAATACCTGGGACTTAACTACCACTTATTCTTTACTGAAAACCGAAGACTTTATTACCGGCCGTATTCCCAAATCGCTTAAACCCGATTTAGAATGCTTAACCAGTTTTACTTTTAATAATACCACCTATTTACTTGCTTTTGGTTCTGGTTCTACTTCTAAGCGTGATATGGCTTATCTGGTTCCACTCGCCGATGCCTCAGAAACTCCACCAGTGGTTCAGGAAATTTCATTACGGAACCTCTACCAGGTTTTGCAAGCAGATACTACCATTACCACAGGTGGCAGTTTAAACCTGGAAGCTGCTGCCACTTCTTCGGAGCACTTGTATTTACTGCAACGGTCCATAAATAACGGGCCAGATGTTTTGCTTACTTTTTCGTTACCAGCCTTTATAACGTACTTGCTGCAGCCTACCGGCAACTTACCCAATTATACGGTAGTTCCGCTGCAATTACCCCAAATAAATGGGTACAAAGCAGGGTTTTCGGGTGCCAGCTTTTTCGATGACAAATTATTTATTACTGCTTCCGTAGAAAACACGAATGATGCTTACCTAGATGGCGAAGTTTTGGGCAGTTTTGCCGGATATATTCCGATGAATCAAGCATCCGACCCAACCCTTTACACCGCTCGCCTGACAGATACAACCGGTCAGTTTTACCTGGGTAAAGTAGAATCTGTTCGTATTTTGCAGAAAATAGAAAATAATCAGTACCGGGCTTTGGCCGTTACGGATAATGACGATGGGCAATCGGAACTACTGGAATTAGTGCTTACCTTACCCTAG
- a CDS encoding DUF4112 domain-containing protein, which translates to MRPTPTTTTTLSDERLKWVESLARLMDSQFRLPGTQFKFGLDPILGFIPLAGTLSTYAVSGALVFTMARHGVSRKVVVLMLINIFLDALIGSIPLIGNIFDFVYKANDRNVRLLRRHYQEGKHAGSGTGILILIGLTLLILLGLIFYGVWMLSAYLWQHLQLIFSSY; encoded by the coding sequence ATGCGGCCCACACCAACCACAACCACCACACTTTCTGACGAGCGCTTAAAATGGGTAGAATCCCTGGCTCGTTTAATGGACAGTCAATTTAGATTACCTGGTACCCAGTTTAAATTTGGCTTAGACCCTATTTTAGGTTTTATACCTTTAGCGGGCACCCTTTCTACATACGCGGTTTCGGGAGCTTTGGTCTTTACCATGGCTCGACACGGTGTTAGCCGGAAAGTAGTTGTTTTAATGCTGATTAACATTTTTCTGGACGCCTTAATCGGCAGTATTCCGTTAATCGGGAACATCTTTGATTTTGTGTACAAAGCCAATGATAGGAACGTGCGCTTGCTGCGCCGCCATTATCAGGAAGGTAAACACGCGGGCAGTGGCACCGGTATTCTCATTCTGATTGGGTTAACCTTATTGATTTTGCTGGGATTAATTTTTTATGGCGTTTGGATGTTAAGCGCGTATTTATGGCAACACCTGCAACTTATTTTTAGCAGCTATTAA
- a CDS encoding T9SS C-terminal target domain-containing protein, with product MEQAYLYFLRRTPQWFKISPALLLTGLLFFQATFSYAQWTRKADALRKRSECPSVLYKNKIYIFGGFGEYPNFEPASEVYDPAANKWTLRASFPSGKAVSHQGIVLVDDKIWHIGGRARDTNGPVTSQVIIYDITNNRWLNGPQLKDPATGSALPLGGGGAALIGRTIHVFGGFAPTICVDQSKYHLTLDVDKWLANPSSTKWENKSAPMPIPRNHFSTVVLGGKIYAIGGQYRHDCDATEQVYVHSYNPVTNAWTRLTNLPAPRSHAEMGTFPVDGKIYMVGGQGPGNAGQNTVFVLNPDANNGLGSWTNATQFKLPSNYFGMSGKVVGTKLIISHGALNGSVSNERRETYSASFTRNTSYKFGFVAKCLSKAVNSNTKTTIKNLLYTIEGQKTYSLSSNASWLKISKNATGLAVPTGVDMEAIIDATNLAKGSYSATITVRGTGTGTTFTSASFCVTVTVGGGSTTGQRIISYTLVNADTDKDIQTISNGAIVNLANFSTKNLNIRANTNPSTVGSVKLVLSGAQSQNRIENGAPYALFGENNGNYTAWVPRLGSYSLQATPYSGASGSGTAGTSLTITFKVTNSSGSQPLSATQAQASRKVTGTGNLVAPEKQQLELQVYPNPTAGSVLQVQVRGYTSQETVNITLHDVLGRIVQSKTLNADVNGAGKIEIQVVGFKRGYYIISAQGVSGRKQMKVLVE from the coding sequence ATGGAACAGGCTTACCTCTATTTCTTACGCAGAACACCGCAATGGTTTAAGATTTCTCCTGCACTTTTATTAACAGGGCTACTATTTTTTCAAGCTACTTTTTCTTATGCTCAATGGACCCGCAAAGCCGATGCTCTTCGCAAGCGCTCCGAGTGCCCCAGTGTATTGTACAAGAATAAAATTTACATTTTTGGGGGGTTTGGGGAGTATCCCAATTTTGAGCCAGCCAGCGAAGTATACGATCCTGCCGCAAATAAATGGACCTTACGAGCTTCCTTTCCTTCTGGTAAAGCAGTAAGTCACCAGGGAATAGTGTTAGTTGACGATAAAATCTGGCATATTGGTGGGCGGGCAAGAGATACTAACGGACCAGTAACCAGCCAGGTAATTATTTACGATATTACGAATAACCGGTGGCTAAATGGTCCGCAACTCAAAGATCCGGCTACGGGAAGTGCTTTGCCTCTCGGTGGTGGTGGAGCCGCCTTAATTGGCCGAACGATTCATGTTTTTGGAGGATTTGCCCCTACTATTTGCGTAGATCAAAGTAAATACCACTTAACCTTAGATGTAGATAAGTGGTTAGCTAACCCAAGTTCTACTAAATGGGAAAACAAAAGTGCCCCTATGCCTATTCCGCGTAACCACTTTAGTACCGTTGTGTTGGGAGGTAAAATATATGCTATCGGCGGCCAATACCGGCACGATTGCGATGCCACCGAACAAGTTTACGTTCACTCATACAATCCGGTAACCAATGCCTGGACCCGGCTTACTAATTTACCCGCTCCGCGTTCGCATGCAGAAATGGGTACTTTTCCGGTAGATGGTAAAATATACATGGTGGGTGGGCAAGGACCAGGAAATGCAGGACAAAATACGGTATTTGTGTTAAACCCAGATGCTAACAATGGCCTTGGTTCCTGGACAAATGCTACTCAGTTTAAATTGCCGAGTAACTATTTTGGCATGTCCGGGAAGGTGGTTGGTACTAAACTAATAATCTCGCATGGAGCATTAAATGGTAGTGTTTCTAACGAGCGCAGAGAAACATATTCGGCCTCTTTTACCCGTAACACTTCCTATAAGTTTGGGTTTGTGGCCAAGTGCTTGAGCAAAGCGGTAAATTCTAATACCAAAACCACCATCAAGAATTTGCTTTATACCATTGAAGGTCAAAAAACCTATAGCTTATCTTCTAATGCCAGTTGGCTAAAAATATCAAAAAATGCTACCGGTTTAGCGGTTCCTACCGGAGTAGATATGGAAGCTATTATAGATGCTACCAATTTAGCAAAGGGCAGTTACTCGGCTACTATTACAGTTAGAGGAACCGGAACGGGTACTACTTTTACCAGCGCCAGTTTTTGCGTAACCGTAACCGTAGGTGGTGGCAGCACCACTGGTCAGCGTATAATTAGCTACACTTTAGTAAATGCCGATACAGATAAAGACATTCAAACCATTTCCAACGGCGCAATTGTAAACCTGGCTAACTTTTCTACTAAAAACTTAAACATACGGGCCAATACTAATCCTAGTACGGTGGGTAGTGTAAAACTGGTTTTAAGCGGTGCTCAATCCCAAAATAGAATAGAAAATGGTGCCCCGTATGCCTTGTTCGGAGAAAACAATGGCAATTACACGGCTTGGGTACCCCGGTTAGGAAGTTATAGTTTACAGGCTACGCCGTATTCTGGGGCCAGCGGTAGCGGAACGGCGGGTACTTCCTTAACTATTACGTTTAAAGTTACTAATTCCAGCGGAAGCCAGCCGCTAAGTGCCACACAAGCGCAGGCTAGCCGAAAAGTAACCGGTACTGGCAATTTAGTAGCACCGGAAAAACAGCAATTAGAGTTACAGGTGTATCCTAATCCTACTGCCGGAAGTGTTCTTCAGGTGCAAGTGCGCGGATATACCAGTCAGGAAACGGTTAACATTACTCTGCACGATGTTCTAGGCAGAATTGTTCAATCCAAAACGTTAAACGCTGACGTTAATGGGGCTGGCAAAATTGAAATTCAGGTCGTAGGCTTTAAACGCGGCTATTATATTATAAGTGCCCAAGGCGTTTCTGGTCGAAAGCAGATGAAAGTACTGGTTGAATAA
- a CDS encoding ferritin-like domain-containing protein — translation METADQKVVDILQELTQFINDGHKGYEHAAKETTNPQLRQLYQTLAGQRAEFAQELNEIIKNHGGTAETSTTTKGKIFRQWIDAKAALTNRDDNSILDSNLFGEEWAQKAYNNALQQTNLPQPIHQMVERQKKALEQTYQTLQKLRDAD, via the coding sequence ATGGAAACCGCCGATCAAAAAGTAGTGGATATACTCCAAGAATTAACGCAGTTTATAAACGATGGCCACAAAGGGTACGAGCATGCCGCCAAAGAAACGACTAATCCGCAACTCCGGCAGCTTTACCAAACTTTAGCGGGACAGCGGGCGGAGTTTGCGCAGGAGTTAAATGAAATAATTAAAAACCACGGAGGTACGGCCGAAACCAGTACAACCACCAAAGGCAAAATTTTTAGACAATGGATAGATGCCAAAGCGGCACTTACTAACCGCGACGATAACAGCATACTAGATTCTAACCTTTTCGGCGAAGAGTGGGCCCAAAAAGCCTATAACAACGCCTTACAACAAACCAATTTACCGCAACCGATTCACCAAATGGTAGAACGGCAAAAAAAAGCTTTAGAGCAAACCTACCAAACCTTGCAAAAACTAAGAGACGCTGATTAG
- the galU gene encoding UTP--glucose-1-phosphate uridylyltransferase GalU, with amino-acid sequence MVKKAVIPAAGFGTRFLPATKAQPKEMLPIIDTPTIQYVVQEAVDSGIEDILIITGKGKGAIADHFDRSFELEQRLEEKNEEALYKEMRRLSEMANIYFIRQKEINGLGDAIYHAKSHTGNEPFAVLLGDTVIDSIIPVTQQLIDIYQQYQATVIAVEVVPHDKVNRYGIVGGQNISDSIMELNTLIEKPAVETAPSNLAIAGRYILTPEIYRSLEETPKGKNNEIQLTDAMLHLLNSEKLYSCSIEGKRYDIGNKLDFLKTNVEFALKRKEFAAPFFKYLQEIVRTYEPK; translated from the coding sequence ATGGTAAAAAAAGCAGTAATACCCGCAGCCGGTTTCGGCACCCGTTTTTTGCCGGCTACCAAGGCGCAGCCCAAAGAAATGCTTCCAATTATTGATACACCTACCATTCAGTACGTGGTGCAGGAAGCCGTGGATAGCGGCATTGAAGATATTTTAATTATTACCGGCAAAGGCAAAGGCGCTATTGCCGATCATTTTGACCGCAGCTTTGAGCTGGAACAACGCCTGGAAGAAAAAAACGAGGAAGCGCTGTACAAAGAAATGCGCCGTTTATCTGAAATGGCTAATATTTACTTTATTCGCCAAAAAGAAATTAACGGTTTAGGCGATGCTATTTATCACGCTAAAAGCCACACTGGCAACGAGCCATTTGCGGTATTACTCGGCGATACTGTAATCGATTCTATTATTCCGGTTACGCAACAGCTCATTGATATTTACCAGCAATACCAGGCTACCGTAATTGCCGTGGAAGTGGTGCCGCACGATAAAGTAAATAGGTATGGCATAGTGGGTGGCCAGAATATCAGCGACTCCATTATGGAATTAAATACTTTAATTGAAAAACCAGCCGTAGAAACAGCCCCATCCAATCTGGCCATTGCTGGACGTTATATTTTAACGCCCGAAATTTACCGTTCTCTCGAAGAAACACCCAAAGGGAAAAACAATGAAATTCAGCTAACCGATGCCATGCTGCATTTACTAAATTCCGAAAAACTGTACTCCTGCTCTATCGAAGGGAAACGTTACGACATTGGCAATAAACTCGATTTTCTAAAAACCAACGTGGAGTTTGCCTTAAAACGCAAAGAATTTGCCGCTCCCTTTTTTAAATACCTGCAAGAAATTGTTCGTACGTACGAGCCGAAGTAA
- a CDS encoding lipid A deacylase LpxR family protein, translating to MKQLLTSVRITFITGNIFLKSLSQILLLFSFLLVTPLTKASTVADSSSINPSKLFYFIFDNDATFKVDYYYTQGIGVVHYNPSFRKSLLNKVLLQPGSAYAEKFYGLAFKHDSFTPTNIRDSNLRIGDRPYASYMFVSQLAGSTHKSSHERFISSLDLGVMGPATGAGKFQRVIHEYLHHGIPQGWKYQIKTDIVLNYNLEYQKGLVHTQPLELIGEGGASLGTLYTNVRAGTYLRFGWMNSNFSDLGISNKTARSQENLRKFQFYAFGRSQGKLVGYNATMQGGIFNSNNIYTLSAKEISRTVLESQAGLVCIIKGLRLESAVNFMSPEFKGSRRHKWMHFNVGFAF from the coding sequence ATGAAGCAACTACTAACATCTGTACGCATTACGTTTATAACCGGAAATATTTTTTTAAAATCGTTATCACAAATACTTTTACTTTTTAGCTTTTTATTGGTTACTCCGTTAACCAAGGCCAGCACCGTCGCCGACTCTAGTTCTATTAATCCTTCTAAGCTGTTTTACTTTATTTTCGATAACGATGCCACGTTTAAGGTAGATTATTATTATACGCAAGGAATTGGCGTTGTGCATTACAATCCAAGTTTTCGGAAGTCGTTGTTAAATAAAGTATTACTACAGCCGGGTAGTGCCTACGCCGAAAAATTTTATGGCCTGGCATTTAAACACGATAGTTTTACTCCAACTAATATTCGCGATTCTAACCTTCGAATTGGGGACCGTCCGTATGCTTCTTATATGTTCGTGAGTCAACTGGCGGGTAGTACTCATAAAAGTAGTCACGAAAGATTTATTAGTTCTCTTGATTTAGGGGTAATGGGGCCAGCCACCGGAGCGGGTAAATTTCAACGGGTAATTCACGAATACCTGCACCATGGGATACCACAAGGATGGAAATACCAGATTAAAACCGATATAGTTTTAAATTATAACCTGGAGTATCAGAAAGGGCTCGTGCATACCCAACCGCTGGAATTGATTGGCGAAGGAGGAGCCAGTTTAGGTACTTTGTACACCAATGTGAGAGCAGGCACTTACCTGCGATTTGGTTGGATGAATAGTAATTTCTCCGACTTAGGCATTAGTAACAAAACGGCTCGTAGCCAGGAAAACTTACGAAAATTTCAGTTTTATGCCTTTGGGCGGTCGCAAGGAAAGCTGGTAGGATATAATGCTACCATGCAAGGCGGAATTTTCAATTCAAATAATATTTATACCTTGTCAGCCAAAGAAATTTCCCGTACGGTGTTAGAAAGCCAAGCTGGTTTAGTTTGTATTATTAAAGGCTTACGCCTGGAAAGCGCCGTAAATTTTATGTCCCCGGAATTTAAAGGCAGCCGTCGCCACAAATGGATGCACTTTAACGTGGGCTTTGCTTTTTAG
- a CDS encoding mevalonate kinase family protein translates to MIIEARAYARAAILGNPSDGYFGKTISLIVKNFGAHILLYQTPELVIEPQPQDINQFKNIFQLQDQVNLTGYHGGAPLLKAAIKKFVEYCQQQQIKLDNKNFTIRYNSSIPRQIGLAGSSAIIIATLRGLMQFYNVHIPQEILPNLALAVETEELGINAGLQDRVIQTYEGCVYMNFDKHIIAEKKHGLYEPLDPDLLPNLYIAYKTELGKVSGKVLNDIKTRYDKGDPHVINTLNQIASLADAGKTALLERDYTALHQLMNENFDQRCQIMKISDSNMELVNTARKCGASATFTGSGGSVIGIYENDDMLNKLVAEMRKVNARVIKPTVV, encoded by the coding sequence ATGATTATTGAAGCCCGCGCTTATGCCAGAGCCGCTATTTTAGGAAATCCCTCGGATGGTTATTTTGGTAAAACAATTTCGCTGATTGTTAAAAATTTTGGTGCTCATATTTTACTTTATCAAACGCCGGAACTGGTAATTGAGCCTCAACCCCAAGACATTAATCAGTTTAAAAATATATTTCAGTTACAAGACCAGGTAAACTTAACGGGTTACCACGGCGGCGCACCCTTATTGAAAGCAGCTATTAAAAAATTTGTGGAATACTGCCAGCAGCAACAAATAAAGCTCGACAATAAAAACTTTACTATCCGGTATAATTCTTCTATTCCGCGCCAGATTGGGTTAGCAGGCAGTAGCGCCATAATTATTGCCACGTTGCGGGGCTTAATGCAGTTTTATAACGTTCATATTCCGCAGGAGATTTTACCTAATCTGGCCTTGGCCGTAGAAACGGAAGAATTAGGCATTAATGCAGGTTTACAGGACCGCGTTATTCAAACGTATGAGGGCTGCGTGTACATGAATTTTGATAAGCATATAATTGCCGAGAAAAAACACGGCTTGTACGAACCATTGGATCCCGATTTGCTGCCTAACTTATATATTGCCTATAAAACGGAACTAGGTAAAGTTTCGGGCAAAGTGCTGAACGACATTAAAACCCGTTACGATAAAGGCGACCCCCACGTAATTAATACTTTAAACCAAATTGCCAGCCTCGCTGATGCGGGCAAAACGGCTTTGCTCGAACGCGATTATACCGCCCTGCACCAACTAATGAACGAGAATTTTGATCAGCGCTGCCAGATTATGAAAATTAGCGATAGCAATATGGAGTTGGTTAATACTGCCCGAAAATGCGGTGCTTCGGCTACTTTTACGGGTTCTGGCGGCTCAGTAATTGGCATATACGAAAACGACGACATGCTAAATAAACTCGTTGCCGAAATGCGCAAGGTAAACGCCCGGGTTATAAAACCGACGGTGGTTTAA
- a CDS encoding ferritin → MKDLLRLRTSLTEEIETLLNEQIKVEAHSSAVYLAMSSWCNRNGFDYSAGYFQKQSGEEREHMLKLFNFVNDMGGHAISPEIVNIPQEFESFRTVFEQALQQEIYVTQQFNRMADACFKSKDFMTFQFIQWFLKEQIEEEYVARRALELFDVIGEEGTGRYEIDKAIPKVKYED, encoded by the coding sequence ATGAAAGACTTACTCAGACTTAGAACTTCGCTTACCGAAGAAATAGAAACGCTCTTAAACGAGCAAATAAAAGTAGAAGCACACTCTTCAGCCGTATACCTGGCTATGTCGTCGTGGTGTAACCGCAACGGATTTGATTATAGTGCCGGTTATTTCCAGAAACAATCTGGCGAAGAACGGGAGCACATGCTTAAGTTATTTAATTTCGTGAATGATATGGGCGGTCATGCAATTTCGCCGGAAATAGTAAATATTCCGCAGGAATTTGAATCTTTCCGGACGGTATTTGAGCAGGCTTTGCAGCAAGAAATTTACGTAACGCAGCAATTTAACCGGATGGCCGATGCTTGTTTCAAGAGCAAAGATTTTATGACTTTTCAGTTTATTCAATGGTTCTTGAAAGAGCAAATTGAAGAAGAATACGTTGCCCGTCGTGCCCTCGAATTATTTGATGTAATTGGCGAAGAAGGTACCGGTCGTTACGAAATTGATAAAGCCATACCTAAAGTTAAATACGAAGATTAA